The following are encoded together in the Myxocyprinus asiaticus isolate MX2 ecotype Aquarium Trade chromosome 7, UBuf_Myxa_2, whole genome shotgun sequence genome:
- the LOC127443919 gene encoding POU domain, class 4, transcription factor 2-like, translating into MMMMSLNSKQAFAMPHTSLPEPKYSSLHSSSSSTLTSNAPSSSCSSSRHSSNTINSSSEAMRRACLPTPPSNIFGGLDESLLARAEALAAVDIVSQTKSHHHPPHHSPFKPDVTYHTMNTLPCTSSSSSTSSVPISHPSALAGHHHHHHHHHHHQPHQALEGDLLDHITPGLTLAGAMAGPDGSVVSTPAHPAHMAGMNHMHQAAINMAHAHGLPSHMGCMSDVDADPRDLEAFAERFKQRRIKLGVTQADVGSALANLKIPGVGSLSQSTICRFESLTLSHNNMIALKPILQAWLEEAEKSHREKLNKPELFNGAEKKRKRTSIAAPEKRSLEAYFAIQPRPSSEKIAAIAEKLDLKKNVVRVWFCNQRQKQKRMKYSACV; encoded by the exons ATGATGATGATGTCTCTGAACAGCAAGCAGGCGTTCGCCATGCCTCACACCAGTCTGCCCGAGCCCAAATACTCCAGTTTGCATTCGTCTTCCTCTTCCACTTTGACTTCCAACGCGCCCTCGTCCTCCTGCTCTTCGTCCCGACACAGCAGCAACACGATCAACAGCAGCTCGGAGGCGATGCGCCGAGCATGTCTCCCAACCCCACCG AGCAATATATTCGGGGGTTTGGATGAGAGTTTGTTGGCCCGCGCGGAAGCTCTGGCGGCGGTGGATATAGTCTCGCAGACCAAAAGCCATCATCACCCACCTCACCACAGCCCCTTCAAGCCGGACGTAACCTACCACACCATGAACACGCTTCCATGCACCTCCTCGTCCTCCTCGACGTCGTCTGTGCCCATCTCGCACCCGTCGGCTCTTGCAGGCCACCACCACCATCAccatcaccaccaccaccaccagccgCACCAGGCACTTGAGGGGGACCTGCTGGATCACATCACCCCTGGACTGACACTAGCTGGAGCCATGGCAGGGCCAGACGGCTCGGTGGTCTCCACGCCTGCGCACCCTGCTCACATGGCAGGCATGAACCACATGCACCAAGCTGCCATCAACATGGCTCACGCCCATGGGCTGCCATCCCACATGGGCTGCATGAGCGACGTGGATGCAGATCCTAGGGACTTGGAAGCATTTGCTGAGCGCTTTAAACAGCGTCGGATCAAACTTGGTGTGACCCAAGCGGATGTAGGGTCAGCCCTGGCCAACCTGAAGATCCCAGGCGTTGGCTCTTTGAGCCAGAGTACCATCTGCCGATTTGAATCTCTCACGTTGTCTCACAACAACATGATCGCGCTGAAGCCCATCCTGCAAGCATGGCTCGAGGAGGCTGAGAAGTCACACCGGGAGAAACTGAATAAACCCGAGCTCTTCAACGGGGCCGAGAAGAAGAGGAAGCGAACCTCCATCGCGGCCCCCGAGAAAAGGTCCCTCGAAGCTTATTTTGCCATTCAGCCGCGTCCGTCATCAGAGAAAATCGCAGCAATCGCAGAGAAGCTGGACCTCAAAAAGAACGTAGTGCGGGTTTGGTTTTGCAACCAGAGGCAAAAACAAAAACGCATGAAATACTCGGCGTGCGTCTAG